The following coding sequences lie in one Serinus canaria isolate serCan28SL12 chromosome 12, serCan2020, whole genome shotgun sequence genomic window:
- the TMCC1 gene encoding transmembrane and coiled-coil domains protein 1 isoform X5, with the protein MMEIERLEVSSLAQTSSAVASSTDGSINADSVDGTPDPQRTKVAITHLQQKILKLTEQIKIEQTARDDNVAEYLKLANNADKQQSARIKQVFEKKNQKSAQTILQLQKKLEHYHRKLREIEQNGIPRQPKDVFRDMHQGLKDVGAKVTGFSEGVVDSVKGGLSSFSQATHSAAGAVVSKPREIASLIRNKFGSADNIANLKDSLEEGQEDGTGGKALGIIQNFQSSPKYGSEEDCSSATSGSVGANSTTGGPVGASSSKTNTLDMQSSGFDAILHEIQEIRETQARLEESFEDLKVRYQRDYTMIMQTLQEERYRCERLEEQLNDLTELHQNEILNLKQELASMEEKIAYQSYERARDIQEALEACQTRISKMELQQQQQQVVQLEGLENATARNLLGKFINILLAVMAVLLVFVSTVANCVVPLMKTRNRTFSTLLIVVFIAFLWKHWDAITGYLERFLSPPR; encoded by the exons ATTGAGCGATTGGAAGTCAGCAGCTTGGCGCAGACCTCCAGTGCCGTGGCCTCCAGCACTGATGGCAGCATCAATGCAGACTCTGTTGATGGGACCCCAGATCCGCAGCGGACAAAAGTGGCCATCACACACCTGCAACAGAAGATACTGAAGCTGACAGAGCAGATCAAAATTGAACAAACAGCCCGTGATGACAACGTGGCAGAGTACCTGAAATTGGCCAACAACGCAGACAAGCAGCAGAGTGCCCGCATTAAGCAAGTgtttgagaagaaaaatcaaaagtcAGCCCAGACCATCttgcagctgcagaagaaattgGAACATTACCATCGCAAGCTGCGAGAGATTGAACAGAATGGGATCCCTCGGCAGCCAAAGGATGTCTTCAGGGATATGCATCAGGGTTTGAAAGATGTTGGAGCAAAAGTCACTGGCTTCAGTGAGGGAGTGGTCGACAGTGTAAAAGGTGGACTTTCCAGTTTCTCCCAGGCCACACattcagcagcaggagctgtggtttCCAAACCCCGGGAGATTGCCTCCCTTATAAGGAATAAGTTTGGGAGTGCAGACAATATTGCTAATCTGAAAGACTCCTTAGAAGAAGGCCAGGAAGATGGGACAGGTGGCAAGGCTCTAGGTATTATTCAGAACTTTCAGTCAAGCCCAAAATATGGCAGTGAAGAGGATTGTTCCAGTGCCACATCAGGCTCGGTGGGAGCCAATAGTACAACAGGGGGCCCTGTGGGAGCTTCCAGCTCCAAAACAAACACTCTGGATatgcagagctcagggtttgaTGCAATACTGCATGAGATACAAGAAATTCGAGAGACTCAGGCAAGACTGGAAGAATCATTTGAGGACCTTAAGGTTCGCTACCAGAGGGATTACACAATGATAATGCAGACCCTGCAGGAGGAGCGGTACAG ATGTGAAAGACTTGAAGAGCAGTTAAATGACCTGACTGAGCTCCACCAGAATGAGATTCTCAATTTAAAACAAGAGCTGGCCAGCATGGAGGAAAAGATTGCCTATCAGTCTTACGAGCGAGCCCGGGACATCCAG GAGGCACTGGAAGCATGCCAGACGCGCATCTCCaagatggagctgcagcagcagcagcagcaggtggtgcagctggaggggctggagaatgCCACAGCCAGGAACCTACTGGGGAAGTTCATCAACATCTTGCTGGCTGTCATGGCTGTCCTCCTCGTCTTTGTCTCCACCGTGGCCAACTGTGTTGTGCCCCTGATGAAGACTCGCAATAGGACGTTCAGCACTTTATTGATAGTGGTTTTCATTGCCTTTTTGTGGAAGCACTGGGATGCCATCACCGGCTACTTGGAACGATTCTTGTCTCCCCCCAGATGA
- the TMCC1 gene encoding transmembrane and coiled-coil domains protein 1 isoform X3 yields the protein MHGERALLPRRDKIERLEVSSLAQTSSAVASSTDGSINADSVDGTPDPQRTKVAITHLQQKILKLTEQIKIEQTARDDNVAEYLKLANNADKQQSARIKQVFEKKNQKSAQTILQLQKKLEHYHRKLREIEQNGIPRQPKDVFRDMHQGLKDVGAKVTGFSEGVVDSVKGGLSSFSQATHSAAGAVVSKPREIASLIRNKFGSADNIANLKDSLEEGQEDGTGGKALGIIQNFQSSPKYGSEEDCSSATSGSVGANSTTGGPVGASSSKTNTLDMQSSGFDAILHEIQEIRETQARLEESFEDLKVRYQRDYTMIMQTLQEERYRCERLEEQLNDLTELHQNEILNLKQELASMEEKIAYQSYERARDIQEALEACQTRISKMELQQQQQQVVQLEGLENATARNLLGKFINILLAVMAVLLVFVSTVANCVVPLMKTRNRTFSTLLIVVFIAFLWKHWDAITGYLERFLSPPR from the exons ATGCACGGGGAGCGGGCGCTGCTGCCCCGCCGGGACAAG ATTGAGCGATTGGAAGTCAGCAGCTTGGCGCAGACCTCCAGTGCCGTGGCCTCCAGCACTGATGGCAGCATCAATGCAGACTCTGTTGATGGGACCCCAGATCCGCAGCGGACAAAAGTGGCCATCACACACCTGCAACAGAAGATACTGAAGCTGACAGAGCAGATCAAAATTGAACAAACAGCCCGTGATGACAACGTGGCAGAGTACCTGAAATTGGCCAACAACGCAGACAAGCAGCAGAGTGCCCGCATTAAGCAAGTgtttgagaagaaaaatcaaaagtcAGCCCAGACCATCttgcagctgcagaagaaattgGAACATTACCATCGCAAGCTGCGAGAGATTGAACAGAATGGGATCCCTCGGCAGCCAAAGGATGTCTTCAGGGATATGCATCAGGGTTTGAAAGATGTTGGAGCAAAAGTCACTGGCTTCAGTGAGGGAGTGGTCGACAGTGTAAAAGGTGGACTTTCCAGTTTCTCCCAGGCCACACattcagcagcaggagctgtggtttCCAAACCCCGGGAGATTGCCTCCCTTATAAGGAATAAGTTTGGGAGTGCAGACAATATTGCTAATCTGAAAGACTCCTTAGAAGAAGGCCAGGAAGATGGGACAGGTGGCAAGGCTCTAGGTATTATTCAGAACTTTCAGTCAAGCCCAAAATATGGCAGTGAAGAGGATTGTTCCAGTGCCACATCAGGCTCGGTGGGAGCCAATAGTACAACAGGGGGCCCTGTGGGAGCTTCCAGCTCCAAAACAAACACTCTGGATatgcagagctcagggtttgaTGCAATACTGCATGAGATACAAGAAATTCGAGAGACTCAGGCAAGACTGGAAGAATCATTTGAGGACCTTAAGGTTCGCTACCAGAGGGATTACACAATGATAATGCAGACCCTGCAGGAGGAGCGGTACAG ATGTGAAAGACTTGAAGAGCAGTTAAATGACCTGACTGAGCTCCACCAGAATGAGATTCTCAATTTAAAACAAGAGCTGGCCAGCATGGAGGAAAAGATTGCCTATCAGTCTTACGAGCGAGCCCGGGACATCCAG GAGGCACTGGAAGCATGCCAGACGCGCATCTCCaagatggagctgcagcagcagcagcagcaggtggtgcagctggaggggctggagaatgCCACAGCCAGGAACCTACTGGGGAAGTTCATCAACATCTTGCTGGCTGTCATGGCTGTCCTCCTCGTCTTTGTCTCCACCGTGGCCAACTGTGTTGTGCCCCTGATGAAGACTCGCAATAGGACGTTCAGCACTTTATTGATAGTGGTTTTCATTGCCTTTTTGTGGAAGCACTGGGATGCCATCACCGGCTACTTGGAACGATTCTTGTCTCCCCCCAGATGA
- the TMCC1 gene encoding transmembrane and coiled-coil domains protein 1 isoform X4 has translation MVQRFSLRRQLSKIERLEVSSLAQTSSAVASSTDGSINADSVDGTPDPQRTKVAITHLQQKILKLTEQIKIEQTARDDNVAEYLKLANNADKQQSARIKQVFEKKNQKSAQTILQLQKKLEHYHRKLREIEQNGIPRQPKDVFRDMHQGLKDVGAKVTGFSEGVVDSVKGGLSSFSQATHSAAGAVVSKPREIASLIRNKFGSADNIANLKDSLEEGQEDGTGGKALGIIQNFQSSPKYGSEEDCSSATSGSVGANSTTGGPVGASSSKTNTLDMQSSGFDAILHEIQEIRETQARLEESFEDLKVRYQRDYTMIMQTLQEERYRCERLEEQLNDLTELHQNEILNLKQELASMEEKIAYQSYERARDIQEALEACQTRISKMELQQQQQQVVQLEGLENATARNLLGKFINILLAVMAVLLVFVSTVANCVVPLMKTRNRTFSTLLIVVFIAFLWKHWDAITGYLERFLSPPR, from the exons ATTGAGCGATTGGAAGTCAGCAGCTTGGCGCAGACCTCCAGTGCCGTGGCCTCCAGCACTGATGGCAGCATCAATGCAGACTCTGTTGATGGGACCCCAGATCCGCAGCGGACAAAAGTGGCCATCACACACCTGCAACAGAAGATACTGAAGCTGACAGAGCAGATCAAAATTGAACAAACAGCCCGTGATGACAACGTGGCAGAGTACCTGAAATTGGCCAACAACGCAGACAAGCAGCAGAGTGCCCGCATTAAGCAAGTgtttgagaagaaaaatcaaaagtcAGCCCAGACCATCttgcagctgcagaagaaattgGAACATTACCATCGCAAGCTGCGAGAGATTGAACAGAATGGGATCCCTCGGCAGCCAAAGGATGTCTTCAGGGATATGCATCAGGGTTTGAAAGATGTTGGAGCAAAAGTCACTGGCTTCAGTGAGGGAGTGGTCGACAGTGTAAAAGGTGGACTTTCCAGTTTCTCCCAGGCCACACattcagcagcaggagctgtggtttCCAAACCCCGGGAGATTGCCTCCCTTATAAGGAATAAGTTTGGGAGTGCAGACAATATTGCTAATCTGAAAGACTCCTTAGAAGAAGGCCAGGAAGATGGGACAGGTGGCAAGGCTCTAGGTATTATTCAGAACTTTCAGTCAAGCCCAAAATATGGCAGTGAAGAGGATTGTTCCAGTGCCACATCAGGCTCGGTGGGAGCCAATAGTACAACAGGGGGCCCTGTGGGAGCTTCCAGCTCCAAAACAAACACTCTGGATatgcagagctcagggtttgaTGCAATACTGCATGAGATACAAGAAATTCGAGAGACTCAGGCAAGACTGGAAGAATCATTTGAGGACCTTAAGGTTCGCTACCAGAGGGATTACACAATGATAATGCAGACCCTGCAGGAGGAGCGGTACAG ATGTGAAAGACTTGAAGAGCAGTTAAATGACCTGACTGAGCTCCACCAGAATGAGATTCTCAATTTAAAACAAGAGCTGGCCAGCATGGAGGAAAAGATTGCCTATCAGTCTTACGAGCGAGCCCGGGACATCCAG GAGGCACTGGAAGCATGCCAGACGCGCATCTCCaagatggagctgcagcagcagcagcagcaggtggtgcagctggaggggctggagaatgCCACAGCCAGGAACCTACTGGGGAAGTTCATCAACATCTTGCTGGCTGTCATGGCTGTCCTCCTCGTCTTTGTCTCCACCGTGGCCAACTGTGTTGTGCCCCTGATGAAGACTCGCAATAGGACGTTCAGCACTTTATTGATAGTGGTTTTCATTGCCTTTTTGTGGAAGCACTGGGATGCCATCACCGGCTACTTGGAACGATTCTTGTCTCCCCCCAGATGA